A genomic window from Salvia hispanica cultivar TCC Black 2014 chromosome 5, UniMelb_Shisp_WGS_1.0, whole genome shotgun sequence includes:
- the LOC125188808 gene encoding NDR1/HIN1-like protein 1: MTAKDCGHEDDERKKLHRRLLTASLAFLLLVLFLILLIFLILQPSKPAFLLQDATVFAFNLSSANTLTTTIQVTLAARNSNQRIGIYYDRVDVYAAYHGQQITLPTLLPPTYQGHKDSAVWSPFLYGDAVPVAPELGVALGQDQIAGTLMVNIRVRGRIRWKVGTFVSGGYHLYVNCPAFINSGGRSVGIGGGGEVAVKYQLIMDCHVDV, from the exons atgACGGCCAAGGACTGCGGCCACGAAGACGACGAACGCAAGAAGCTCCACCGCCGCCTCCTCACCGCCTCCCTCgccttcctcctcctcgtcctcttCCTCATCCTCCTCATCTTCCTCATCCTCCAGCCCTCCAAACCTGCCTTCCTCCTCCAAGACGCCACCGTCTTCGCCTTCAACCTCTCATCCGCCAACACCCTCACCACCACCATACAG GTAACCCTCGCCGCCCGCAACTCCAACCAGCGGATCGGGATCTACTACGACCGCGTGGACGTCTACGCGGCCTACCACGGCCAGCAGATCACGCTCCCCACGCTCCTCCCGCCGACCTACCAGGGCCACAAGGATTCCGCCGTGTGGTCGCCGTTTCTGTACGGCGACGCCGTGCCGGTGGCGCCGGAGCTCGGCGTGGCGCTCGGCCAGGACCAGATCGCCGGCACGCTCATGGTGAACATCAGAGTCCGAGGCAGGATTAGGTGGAAGGTGGGGACGTTTGTCTCCGGCGGGTACCATTTGTATGTGAATTGTCCGGCGTTTATAAACTCCGGCGGGCGGAGTGTCGGgatcggcggcggcggagaggtGGCGGTTAAGTATCAGTTGATTATGGATTGCCATGTTGATGTGTGA
- the LOC125188798 gene encoding aluminum-activated malate transporter 8-like — protein sequence MMGPEKQENPSLLKRGWLWLRDIPSKPIAKLCDVARRAIKVAEEDPRRLIHSLKVGVTVTLVSLLYYLQPMYNNLGASAILVVMTVVVVFEFTVGGTIGKCLNQGLATLAASALAIGAQHLAILTGKRSEPYLIGLFVFIQAVAMTFMRFFHNVKAKYDYGVLIFILSFILVSISGLRMNNVLNLAQTRLVTTLIGASTSLAICILFRPVWAGEDLHKYVAQNIIQLGNFLEGHLDLCFKTSCDAGIEITKPSIINLDSILADSKVKEETLADLARWEPGHGRFMFRHPWEQYLRIGNLTRQCACRLQPINGYLNSDFQAPKEIECTIKEAFTESTKALKELAWAIETMTEPSSANPHIENLKIASRNLKSQLRSGDWGDQSDVLQIIPVAAAMIDTISSVEQIGDAVKELGLMAKFKSRMAEIPSLSVAID from the exons ATGATGGGGCCAGAAAAACAAGAGAATCCGAGCCTTCTCAAAAGGGGATGGTTATGGCTTAGAGATATTCCATCTAAGCCCATAGCTAAACTATGTGACGTAGCTAGGCGAGCAATAAAGGTAGCAGAGGAAGATCCAAGAAGATTGATTCATTCCCTCAAGGTCGGAGTTACAGTAACATTAGTATCATTGTTGTACTACCTCCAGCCTATGTACAACAACCTTGGTGCCTCTGCAATTTTGGTTGTCATGACCGTGGTGGTTGTTTTTGAATTCACAGTTG GTGGAACAATTGGAAAATGCTTGAACCAAGGATTAGCAACCTTAGCAGCTTCTGCTCTTGCTATTGGAGCTCAACACTTAGCCATCCTAACTGGGAAGAGAAGCGAACCGTATCTGATTGGACTATTTGTATTCATACAAG CTGTAGCCATGACTTTCATGCGATTCTTCCACAACGTGAAGGCCAAATATGACTATGGGGTGCTTATCTTCATCTTGTCATTCATCCTGGTTTCCATATCTGGTCTTAGAATGAATAATGTCCTAAACTTGGCTCAAACAAGGCTTGTTACCACACTCATCGGTGCATCAACTAGCCTGGCCATCTGCATCCTCTTCCGCCCTGTGTGGGCCGGTGAAGATCTTCACAAATACGTGGCTCAAAACATAATCCAGCTTGGAAATTTCTTGGAAG GACACCTGGATCTGTGTTTCAAAACATCGTGTGATGCAGGGATAGAGATAACAAAGCCATCTATCATCAACCTAGACAGTATCCTTGCAGATTCAAAGGTCAAGGAAGAAACCTTG GCCGATCTAGCCAGATGGGAGCCAGGGCATGGTCGGTTCATGTTTCGCCACCCATGGGAACAATACCTCAGAATCGGAAACTTAACAAGGCAGTGTGCCTGCCGACTTCAACCAATCAATGGCTACTTAAACTCCGATTTTCAA GCACCAAAAGAAATCGAATGCACAATCAAAGAGGCATTTACAGAATCAACAAAGGCATTGAAAGAGCTGGCATGGGCAATAGAAACAATGACGGAGCCATCATCAGCTAATCCACACATCGAAAACCTAAAAATCGCGTCGAGAAATCTAAAATCTCAGCTGAGATCGGGTGATTGGGGAGATCAAAGCGATGTTCTGCAAATAATACCTGTTGCCGCGGCGATGATCGATACGATTTCCAGCGTGGAACAGATTGGTGATGCGGTGAAGGAGCTCGGTTTGATGGCGAAATTCAAGAGTAGAATGGCGGAAATTCCGAGTTTGAGTGTTGCGATTGATTaa
- the LOC125188796 gene encoding transcription factor LHW — translation MGYLLKEGLKTLCGVNQWSYAVFWKIGCQNPKLLIWEECYYEAATCSRQPGKENADAAALDNYNASWISAEAGDRVHLLVNKMMMDSHVNIVGEGLVGRVAFTGSHQWILSENYCGDSHPPEVVKEVCQQFSAGMQTIAVVPVLPHGVVQFGSSMAIMENLGFINDVKALILQLGYVSGALLSPNYEAKEDTPRIGVPVGNFTSGGLSLESNACSFDSYSYPGNSNQFPLAGKIQYGLKSSGTVHETTHLNHDGIRHHNYQFANGVAKAEVIPSNPEMWKNLNTPLHAPRSAPGLPSSSLPTFNYGTIRGAEQKMVPTTSSQDHFSAPNDVLQPLVANSGSIYCSDGSVIHSSVGVNGAMSNSKPVSAGASLPKNEKLHKVEPSNSNSVDCFTSNSSLAYSSDSKLHHVDNGFGQGELNDCKREMARHPNQSHDMPLPQFAEHLNMAELISGGQIPYVNNSSYDDVCIQTESGGDDLFDVLGADFKNKMFSSCWNSSLSDASAINWDNKSNLPPKKSLASSEACSASQGNSESGIFPSDHLLEAVVSKARPCSKQSMDDNVSCRTTLTNMSSASTPSGSLPYGRFGISDQLKGELFGVPKYLAKAGAVSSCSLRNGSSNSKEESRSYSQGSSIYGSQISSWMEKDQKPKASNSVSTGHSKKPDETGKTNRKRLKPGESPRPRPKDRQMIQDRVKELREIVPNGAKCSIDALLERTIKHMLFLQSVTKHADKLKQTGESKIISKDGGLLLKDNFEGGATWAYEVGSQSMVCPIIVEDLNQPRQMLVEMLCEERGLFLEIADIIRGLGLTILKGVMETRNDKIWARFAVEANRDVTRMEIFISLVRLLEQSSKGSTPQPNGINNDNTLIPQQFHHAAPVPLTARSRSLQ, via the exons ATGGGGTATTTGCTGAAAGAGGGTTTGAAGACTCTTTGTGGAGTTAATCAGTGGTCTTATGCTGTTTTCTGGAAGATTGGCTGCCAAAACCCCAA GCTTTTGATTTGGGAAGAATGCTACTACGAGGCTGCAACGTGCTCCAGGCAGCCGGGGAAAGAGAATGCAGACGCTGCTGCTCTTGATAACTACAACGCCTCTTGGATCTCTGCAGAAGCAGGGGACAGGGTGCATTTGCTTGTGAACAAGATGATGATGGACAGCCATGTTAATATTGTAGGAGAAGG GTTAGTTGGAAGGGTTGCGTTTACAGGAAGCCATCAGTGGATCCTATCTGAGAATTACTGTGGAGACTCTCATCCACCAGAG GTTGTGAAAGAGGTATGCCAACAGTTTTCAGCTGGTATGCAG ACGATTGCAGTTGTTCCAGTTCTTCCCCATGGCGTCGTGCAGTTTGGTTCGTCCATGGCT ATAATGGAGAATTTGGGGTTTATCAATGATGTAAAAGCATTGATACTTCAGCTAGGATATGTATCTGGTGCACTACTATCACCAAATTATGAAGCAAAAGAAGACACTCCAAGAATTGGGGTTCCAGTGGGGAACTTCACTTCTGGAGGCTTGTCTCTCGAGTCGAATGCATGCTCGTTCGACTCTTACAGCTACCCAGGGAACTCGAACCAGTTCCCCTTGGCTGGAAAAATCCAATACGGGCTCAAGTCAAGTGGTACCGTGCATGAAACCACACACTTGAACCATGATGGGATTAGGCACCACAACTACCAATTCGCAAATGGTGTTGCAAAAGCTGAGGTTATCCCTTCGAATCCCGAGATGTGGAAGAACCTAAATACCCCTCTACACGCACCGAGGTCTGCTCCAGGTTTGCCTTCGAGCAGCTTGCCTACTTTTAACTACGGCACAATAAGAGGTGCTGAGCAGAAGATGGTGCCCACTACCAGCAGCCAGGACCATTTTAGTGCCCCCAACGACGTCCTGCAGCCATTGGTTGCGAATTCGGGCTCAATATACTGTTCTGATGGTTCTGTCATTCACTCATCAGTCGGAGTGAATGGCGCCATGAGCAACAGTAAACCAGTATCAGCCGGTGCTAGTCTACCTAAGAATGAGAAGCTTCATAAAGTGGAGCCTTCCAACTCTAATTCAGTTGACTGTTTCACATCTAATTCTTCGCTTGCTTATAGCTCTGACAGCAAACTTCACCACGTGGACAATGGGTTCGGACAGGGTGAGTTGAACGACTGCAAAAGAGAGATGGCGCGGCATCCAAATCAAAGCCATGATATGCCTCTGCCTCAGTTTGCTGAGCATCTAAATATGGCTGAGCTTATTTCTGGAGGTCAGATTCCTTATGTGAATAACTCCAGTTATGATGATGTATGCATCCAAACTGAATCAGGGGGAGATGACTTGTTCGATGTTTTGGGGGCTGATTTCAAGAATAAAATGTTTAGTAGTTGCTGGAATAGTAGTTTGAGTGATGCATCAGCCATAAATTGGGATAATAAAAGTAATCTGCCACCTAAGAAGAGCCTTGCTTCTTCAGAAGCATGTTCTGCCAGCCAAGGAAACTCAGAGAGTGGGATATTCCCCTCCGACCATCTATTGGAGGCCGTGGTTTCTAAGGCTCGACCTTGCAGTAAGCAGAGCATGGACGATAATGTTTCCTGTAGAACGACGTTAACAAATATGAGCAGTGCCTCCACGCCCAGTGGTTCACTTCCTTATGGCCGATTTGGGATCTCTGACCAATTGAAGGGAGAGTTGTTTGGTGTTCCTAAATATCTGGCAAAGGCAGGAGCAGTGAGTTCTTGCTCGTTGAGAAATGGGTCCTCCAACTCCAAGGAAGAATCAAGATCTTATTCCCAAGGAAGTTCCATTTACGGGTCACAGATAAGCTCATGGATGGAGAAGGATCAAAAACCAAAGGCAAGTAACAGTGTGTCCACTGGACATTCCAAGAAGCCGGATGAAACGGGCAAAACAAACCGGAAGCGTCTTAAACCTGGAGAAAGTCCGAGGCCTAGGCCAAAAGATCGCCAAATGATCCAAGATCGCGTCAAGGAACTTAGAGAAATCGTGCCAAATGGGGCAAAG TGTAGCATTGATGCTTTACTCGAACGCACCATCAAACACATGCTTTTCTTGCAAAGTGTCACGAAGCACGCAGACAAGCTAAAGCAAACTGGAGAGTCTAAG ATTATTAGCAAGGATGGAGGTTTGCTTTTGAAAGATAACTTTGAAGGAGGAGCTACGTGGGCGTACGAAGTAGGTTCACAATCTATGGTCTGCCCGATCATAGTTGAGGATCTCAATCAGCCTCGACAAATGCTAGTTGAG ATGCTCTGTGAGGAACGTGGTCTGTTTCTAGAAATAGCAGACATCATCAGAGGACTCGGCCTAACCATCCTAAAGGGAGTCATGGAGACACGGAATGACAAGATTTGGGCACGATTTGCTGTAGAG GCGAATAGGGATGTGACGAGGATGGAAATCTTCATCTCATTAGTCCGTCTCTTGGAGCAAAGCTCAAAAGGCAGCACACCTCAACCGAATGGCATCAACAACGACAACACCCTAATACCACAGCAGTTCCACCACGCAGCCCCGGTTCCCTTGACTGCTAGATCCCGTAGCTTGCAGTGA